The following are encoded together in the Cicer arietinum cultivar CDC Frontier isolate Library 1 chromosome 2, Cicar.CDCFrontier_v2.0, whole genome shotgun sequence genome:
- the LOC140919304 gene encoding uncharacterized protein: MDRKWISANRLSKEYEIGVKEFVEFAVKNAKDPNRVVCPCLKCCFGKRVREDELEGHLVCNGIDQSYTCWIRHGEKKKGNINFENSSTYASTDFDTDTYEPDRVDEIAKAVEEDLRDCPKMFESLLSDAEKELYNGCTKFTRLSAILKLYNLKASNGWSDKSFTELLTLIKDMLPDDNELPSRTYEAKRILCSIGMSYERIHACPNDCILFRNEYELLKACPKCNVSRYKKKESTPAKVVWYFPIIPRFRRMYRSEEDSKHLTWHADERIRDGMFRHPADSPQWAKIDHEYPEFGIESRNLRLALSTDGMNPHGLQSISHSTWPVILVIYNLPPWLCMKRKFMMLSLLISGPKQPGNDIDVYLTPLIENLKSMWETAL, translated from the coding sequence atggataggaaatggatttcagccaatcgattgtcaaaagagtatgaaattggagtgaaggagtttgttgagtttgcagtgaagaatgcaaaagatccaaatagagtagtttgtccttgtttaaaatgttgttttggaaaacgtgttagagaagatgaattagaaggacatctagtatgtaatggaattgatcaaagctacacatgttggataagacatggtgagaaaaaaaaaggaaacattaattttgagaatagttctacatatgcttcaactgatttcgatacagatacatatgagccggaccgagttgatgagattgcaaaagcagttgaagaagatcttcgagattgtcctaaaatgtttgaaagtttgttgagtgatgcagagaaagaattatataatggttgtactaaattcacaagactgtcagcgatattaaagttgtacaacttaaaagcgagtaatggatggtctgataaaagctttacggaattattaacactcataaaagatatgttgccagatgataatgaacttcccagtcgaacctacgaggctaaacggattttgtgttctattggaatgagttacgaaaggattcatgcgtgtcctaacgattgcattttatttcgaaacgaatatgaactacttaaggcgtgtccgaaatgcaatgtctctcgatataagaagaaagaatctactccagcaaaagtcgtgtggtattttcctataataccaagatttaggcgcatgtatcgcagtgaagaagattcaaaacacttgacatggcatgcagatgaaagaattagagatggaatgtttcgacaccctgcagattccccacaatgggcaaaaattgatcacgagtatcctgaattcgggatagagtcaagaaatctaagacttgcactttctactgatggaatgaatccacatggtcttcaaagcatctcacatagcacgtggcctgtgattttggtaatatataacctacctccatggttatgtatgaagcgtaagtttatgatgttgtctctgttaatttctggacccaaacaaccggggaatgatatcgacgtatacttgactcctctaatcgaaaatttaaaaagtatgtgggagacag